One part of the Arabidopsis thaliana chromosome 4, partial sequence genome encodes these proteins:
- the UMAMIT30 gene encoding nodulin MtN21 /EamA-like transporter family protein (nodulin MtN21 /EamA-like transporter family protein; LOCATED IN: endomembrane system, membrane; EXPRESSED IN: 21 plant structures; EXPRESSED DURING: 11 growth stages; CONTAINS InterPro DOMAIN/s: Protein of unknown function DUF6, transmembrane (InterPro:IPR000620); BEST Arabidopsis thaliana protein match is: nodulin MtN21 /EamA-like transporter family protein (TAIR:AT4G01440.1); Has 2814 Blast hits to 2794 proteins in 475 species: Archae - 18; Bacteria - 1296; Metazoa - 4; Fungi - 6; Plants - 1213; Viruses - 0; Other Eukaryotes - 277 (source: NCBI BLink).), whose amino-acid sequence MGFIDGKWAPMIVLIVSNMIAGMVNALVKKVLDGGINHMVIATYRLGISTLFLLPVAYFWERKTRPKLTLSISCQLFVSALFGASLMQYFYLLGLSYTSATLGSAFWAIMPSLTFVMALIFGFEKLSLKTKIGYGVVLGTLISLVGGLLLTMYQGIPLTNSPEQAANSNNHTGHENWIKGCFFLLTGVVLFSSWMLIQAKINVKYPCPYSSTVILSVFGTLQCALLSLIKTRHLEDWILRDELTIITVVIAGVVAQGMCTVGMSWCIKQQGPVVSSSFSPVVLMSATVFDFLILHREIYLGSVIGSVVVVIGLYIFLWSRSKQIVECKIMKLPTNTVEEEKEEEGRTNVNNGQLLVIPMTP is encoded by the exons ATCAATCATATGGTTATTGCTACTTATCGTTTGGGTATATCtactcttttccttcttccagTCGCTTATTTTTGGGAACG GAAAACAAGACCAAAGCTAACTCTAAGCATCTCATGTCAGCTTTTCGTCAGTGCCCTTTTTGG gGCGAGCTTGATGCAATATTTCTACTTGCTTGGACTGTCCTACACGTCTGCAACGCTGGGATCTGCTTTCTGGGCCATAATGCCTTCCCTCACTTTCGTTATGGCTTTAATATTTGG gTTCGAAAAGCtaagtttgaaaacaaaaataggaTACGGTGTCGTTCTTGGAACTTTGATAAGCTTAGTAGGAGGTTTACTTCTTACTATGTATCAAGGGATTCCATTAACAAACTCTCCAGAACAAGCAGCAAATTCAAATAACCACACAGGACATGAGAATTGGATCAAaggttgtttctttttattgacCGGAGTTGTTCTTTTCAGTTCTTGGATGCTTATACAAGCCAAGATCAACGTGAAATACCCTTGTCCATACTCGAGTACCGTTATTTTGTCGGTCTTTGGTACGCTTCAATGCGCCCTTCTTAGTTTAATTAAGACTAGACATTTGGAAGATTGGATCCTTAGAGATGAGCTTACCATCATCACCGTCGTTATAGCG gGAGTGGTTGCACAAGGTATGTGTACGGTGGGCATGTCGTGGTGTATCAAACAACAAGGACCTGTCGTTTCCTCATCATTTAGTCCTGTCGTGCTTATGTCTGCAACCGTGTTCgatttcttgattcttcatCGTGAGATTTATTTGGGAAg CGTTATTGGATCTGTGGTGGTTGTGAtcggtttatatatatttctatggAGTAGGAGTAAGCAAATAGTAGAGTGTAAGATCATGAAGTTGCCTACCAATAcggtggaagaagaaaaggaagaggaaggCCGTACAAATGTTAACAACGGTCAACTTTTGGTTATTCCGATGACTCCTTGA
- the UMAMIT30 gene encoding nodulin MtN21 /EamA-like transporter family protein (nodulin MtN21 /EamA-like transporter family protein; LOCATED IN: endomembrane system, membrane; EXPRESSED IN: 21 plant structures; EXPRESSED DURING: 11 growth stages; CONTAINS InterPro DOMAIN/s: Protein of unknown function DUF6, transmembrane (InterPro:IPR000620); BEST Arabidopsis thaliana protein match is: nodulin MtN21 /EamA-like transporter family protein (TAIR:AT4G01440.1); Has 2097 Blast hits to 2086 proteins in 318 species: Archae - 4; Bacteria - 822; Metazoa - 4; Fungi - 0; Plants - 1178; Viruses - 0; Other Eukaryotes - 89 (source: NCBI BLink).): MGFIDGKWAPMIVLIVSNMIAGMVNALVKKVLDGGINHMVIATYRLGISTLFLLPVAYFWERKTRPKLTLSISCQLFVSALFGASLMQYFYLLGLSYTSATLGSAFWAIMPSLTFVMALIFGFEKLSLKTKIGYGVVLGTLISLVGGLLLTMYQGIPLTNSPEQAANSNNHTGHENWIKGCFFLLTGVVLFSSWMLIQAKINVKYPCPYSSTVILSVFGTLQCALLSLIKTRHLEDWILRDELTIITVVIAGVVAQGMCTVGMSWCIKQQGPVVSSSFSPVVLMSATVFDFLILHREIYLGRSKQIVECKIMKLPTNTVEEEKEEEGRTNVNNGQLLVIPMTP; this comes from the exons ATCAATCATATGGTTATTGCTACTTATCGTTTGGGTATATCtactcttttccttcttccagTCGCTTATTTTTGGGAACG GAAAACAAGACCAAAGCTAACTCTAAGCATCTCATGTCAGCTTTTCGTCAGTGCCCTTTTTGG gGCGAGCTTGATGCAATATTTCTACTTGCTTGGACTGTCCTACACGTCTGCAACGCTGGGATCTGCTTTCTGGGCCATAATGCCTTCCCTCACTTTCGTTATGGCTTTAATATTTGG gTTCGAAAAGCtaagtttgaaaacaaaaataggaTACGGTGTCGTTCTTGGAACTTTGATAAGCTTAGTAGGAGGTTTACTTCTTACTATGTATCAAGGGATTCCATTAACAAACTCTCCAGAACAAGCAGCAAATTCAAATAACCACACAGGACATGAGAATTGGATCAAaggttgtttctttttattgacCGGAGTTGTTCTTTTCAGTTCTTGGATGCTTATACAAGCCAAGATCAACGTGAAATACCCTTGTCCATACTCGAGTACCGTTATTTTGTCGGTCTTTGGTACGCTTCAATGCGCCCTTCTTAGTTTAATTAAGACTAGACATTTGGAAGATTGGATCCTTAGAGATGAGCTTACCATCATCACCGTCGTTATAGCG gGAGTGGTTGCACAAGGTATGTGTACGGTGGGCATGTCGTGGTGTATCAAACAACAAGGACCTGTCGTTTCCTCATCATTTAGTCCTGTCGTGCTTATGTCTGCAACCGTGTTCgatttcttgattcttcatCGTGAGATTTATTTGGGAAg GAGTAAGCAAATAGTAGAGTGTAAGATCATGAAGTTGCCTACCAATAcggtggaagaagaaaaggaagaggaaggCCGTACAAATGTTAACAACGGTCAACTTTTGGTTATTCCGATGACTCCTTGA